Part of the Rhodopirellula islandica genome is shown below.
GCAGCTCCTGGCTGCCTCGGGGCTGACAGGCGGGTACGGACAAGCCACCTTGTTCAACGTGGCCGATGGAACAGTGAAGCACGAACTCATGGGGCACGACGATGTGCTTTATGCCGCCAAGTTTTCGCCCGATGGAAAGCGAATTGCTACCGCGGGCTATGACAGGAAAATCCTGATTTGGGATGCGATCTCCGGCGAGATGACTCGGGAATTGGTCGGTCACAACGGGGCGATCTTTGATCTCGCGTTTTCTCCTGATGGCGGGCTGTTGATCTCGGCGTGTGCGGACGAAACAGCCAAGGTGTGGCATGTCGAATCAGGTGAGCGTCTGGACACGCTCAGCCAGCCTGAAGGCGAAGTCAACTGCGTGCTGTTTTCCAAGGACGGCCGGTGGATGTTGGCGGGCAGTGCCGACAATCGACTGCGTGTTTGGCAATTGATTTCCAAGGATGGACCCGCGATCAACCCGATTGTGCAAACTCGGTTTGTTGATGAATCGCCGATCGCTCGAATGGCGTTGACTCCGGATGGGCATGGCTTGGTGATTCTCAGCGAAGCCGGCAATGCGAAAGTGCTTCGCACGGACGATTGGTCCGTGGTGGGGGCAATGAAACCACTGGGCGAGACTCCCAGCGACTTGGTCGTCTCCGCCGATGGAGCGAATGCGAGCATTTCGTTGATGGATGGACGGGTGGTGGAACGCCGGTTGCCTGGCATGGGGCACCAGGGCGTCGAATCGAAAGGGACATCGTTGGATCCGGTTTATCTGGATTTAGGACCGCTGGTCACGTTGGAGGAGTCTGGATTGTCATTCAAAGATGGAATCGCGAGTGTTCCGCGTGGCGTCCAAGTGACAGGGACGCTGGCAGCAGAAGGGCAAGCAGATTGCTATCGGTTTTCTGCTCGCCGTGGTGAGGCTTGGGTGATCGAAGCGGATGCCACCTCCGGGGACTTGGATCCAAAAATCATGGTGCTGGACGAAGCGGGGCAACCGTTGTCGCGAGCCAGGCTGCAGGCCGTTCGAGACACGTACTTCACTTTCCGCGGCAAGAACAGCAACCAAGTCAATGACTTTCGGTTGTTCGGATGGCAGGAGATCGGTTTGAACCAATACCTGTACTCCAACGGCGAAGTCACCCGGACCTGGCGACATCCGCGTGGCCCTGACTCAGGATTCGATGTCTATCCCGGTTCTGGGAATCGTCTGACCTACTTTGGCACGACGCATACAACGCATGCTCTGGGGGAACCCGCTTACGTTGTCCGAGAATTGGGAGTCCAGGAAGAACCGGAGCCCAACGGTCTGCCTGTGTTCGAAGTCTTTTATGAAAACGACGATGACCCAAGCCGGATCGCAGGGAAGTCGAGTCGCCTGCAATTTGTCGCCCCGCGTGATGGGGAGTTCACGGTTTGTGTCCGCGACACCCGCGGCCATTTTGCAGAGGACTTTCAGTACCGATTGCGAATCCGACCGTCGGCTCCCTCTTACGTCGCGTCGATGGGGAGCATGAACCCCAAGCTTCTTCCCGGGGCTGGCCGAAAGATCGATTTGAAGATTCAACGCATCGACGGGTTTGATGGACCTGTCTCATTCGAAATCGGTGACCTGCCTTCAGGGTGGCATTCCAATTTTCCCGTCGTCATTGAGCCCAATCAGTTTTCTGCCGAAGGATTGATTTTTGTGCCCGAAGGGCTCGAGGCACCGTCGGAGCCCGTTGATCTGCAGCTCATCGCCTCCGCCGAAATTCTGAATCGTCGCGTCGAGAGGAAGGCAGGCACGATCCAAGGGTTGACCATGGGCGCGCCACCGAGCGTGATTCCGATGATCCAACCCATCGGTCGAGATGTCCCAGGCAACGAAGACTGGACGCTGGTGATTCCGCGAGGCACCACGGTCTCGGCACGCATCGTCCTGCGACGTGGCGAGGATGCGAAAGGCAACGTGAACAAGGGGGAGGTTCGGTTTGGGAAAGAGGGCAGCGGTCACAATGCGGCCCACGGCGTGTACGTCGACAACATCGGCTTGAGCGGATTGCTTGTGCTTCCGAATGAAAACGAACGAGAGTTCTTTATCACCGCGGATCCCGTTGCTACGCCGGGAAAACGTTCGTTTTTCTTGCTCTCTGAACAGGAAGGCGGGGTCGCCAGTTTCCCAATCACGGTCGAAATTCGCGACGTCTCTGCACTCAGCGCGTTCCAGGATTGAACTTTTGGGCGTCCATCTGCATCCAAACGCCAGCAGCCATTCGGGGAATTGATTCTCGATCTCCCACGAAATACATAGGAGCAGCGTTGAGTTTGCAAAACCGATCCCTGGGTGACCAAGAAATGTCCATTCTCCATCGAATCGGAATCTGTGTCGCTTTCTCGCTGAGTTGCTGTTCGGCAATGCAACCGCTGGAAGCCGCCACGTTCGCGAACTTTTCAGCGGCTCGGCACAACCGATTTCTGGGTGACGATTCGCTCAATCCAAATTTCTGGTTGGACCATTCGTTGCTCACCGGAGTCGCGGTTCAGCGAGCCGTGCTGATCACTCCGCTGCACTACGTGACCGCAACTCATACGGGAATGATCAATCCGACGTTTGTAGCCGCTGATGGGACTCGCCACACTTACACAGCGGGGGCCTCGACTGTGTTGCAAACAACATTGCAAAATGATTTTGAGCTGGAAAGCGGGACAACACTCATGGCGGGAACAGTTCACAACAGCGATTTGTTGCTGGTGACATTGGAGGCTCCCGTACCGGCGAGCGATGGAATCACCCCTTTGCCGGTTTTGGGAGGTGGGTACTTGGACATGCTGGGCAGGAGCATGATCGTTCAAGGCCAAAACTCACAATTCGGTTCCGACACGATTGACGCGACTCAGACGGTGGAACTCAACACCGGTGCAATCACCGAGTCGGTGATTTATCGATGGGATGATCCATTGGGTGGGGGCGGTCTGGATGAACTCACCTTGGTTGGCGGTGACTCGGGCGAAGGCTCGTTCGTTGAACATGGCGGGCAGTACGTGTTCACCGGAACCAACATGGGAATCGCGACGGATTCGGAAACGATGGAGAAGTTTAGCTTCAATAACTTTGTTTCGCCCTACGTGGATTTGATTGCGGCAGAAGTCTCCGCCGATGGCTATTCGATCACCGTCGTCGCGGTGCCGGAGCCATCCATGACTTGGGCGATGCTTACAGCGCTGGGCTTTGGATGGGCGCAACGACGTACCAGGCGATCCCGATCG
Proteins encoded:
- a CDS encoding c-type cytochrome domain-containing protein yields the protein MAVDFAEDVAPILQTYCVGCHAEDDAQGGLAMDTHASLMNGGESGLALTPGVASSSRMFLMASGKLEPVMPPDDMEGPSEEELAILAEWIENGAEGPEGEMPIRRALKTPKIATASHVALPVTAIAQSADGAWQATARFGSITLVHQVSGEWKQITNELGKINSLSFNQDGSQLLAASGLTGGYGQATLFNVADGTVKHELMGHDDVLYAAKFSPDGKRIATAGYDRKILIWDAISGEMTRELVGHNGAIFDLAFSPDGGLLISACADETAKVWHVESGERLDTLSQPEGEVNCVLFSKDGRWMLAGSADNRLRVWQLISKDGPAINPIVQTRFVDESPIARMALTPDGHGLVILSEAGNAKVLRTDDWSVVGAMKPLGETPSDLVVSADGANASISLMDGRVVERRLPGMGHQGVESKGTSLDPVYLDLGPLVTLEESGLSFKDGIASVPRGVQVTGTLAAEGQADCYRFSARRGEAWVIEADATSGDLDPKIMVLDEAGQPLSRARLQAVRDTYFTFRGKNSNQVNDFRLFGWQEIGLNQYLYSNGEVTRTWRHPRGPDSGFDVYPGSGNRLTYFGTTHTTHALGEPAYVVRELGVQEEPEPNGLPVFEVFYENDDDPSRIAGKSSRLQFVAPRDGEFTVCVRDTRGHFAEDFQYRLRIRPSAPSYVASMGSMNPKLLPGAGRKIDLKIQRIDGFDGPVSFEIGDLPSGWHSNFPVVIEPNQFSAEGLIFVPEGLEAPSEPVDLQLIASAEILNRRVERKAGTIQGLTMGAPPSVIPMIQPIGRDVPGNEDWTLVIPRGTTVSARIVLRRGEDAKGNVNKGEVRFGKEGSGHNAAHGVYVDNIGLSGLLVLPNENEREFFITADPVATPGKRSFFLLSEQEGGVASFPITVEIRDVSALSAFQD
- a CDS encoding PEP-CTERM sorting domain-containing protein (PEP-CTERM proteins occur, often in large numbers, in the proteomes of bacteria that also encode an exosortase, a predicted intramembrane cysteine proteinase. The presence of a PEP-CTERM domain at a protein's C-terminus predicts cleavage within the sorting domain, followed by covalent anchoring to some some component of the (usually Gram-negative) cell surface. Many PEP-CTERM proteins exhibit an unusual sequence composition that includes large numbers of potential glycosylation sites. Expression of one such protein has been shown restore the ability of a bacterium to form floc, a type of biofilm.), with translation MSILHRIGICVAFSLSCCSAMQPLEAATFANFSAARHNRFLGDDSLNPNFWLDHSLLTGVAVQRAVLITPLHYVTATHTGMINPTFVAADGTRHTYTAGASTVLQTTLQNDFELESGTTLMAGTVHNSDLLLVTLEAPVPASDGITPLPVLGGGYLDMLGRSMIVQGQNSQFGSDTIDATQTVELNTGAITESVIYRWDDPLGGGGLDELTLVGGDSGEGSFVEHGGQYVFTGTNMGIATDSETMEKFSFNNFVSPYVDLIAAEVSADGYSITVVAVPEPSMTWAMLTALGFGWAQRRTRRSRSRGQVTQAVPSGATPHASTGLFDRS